Below is a window of Synechococcus sp. RSCCF101 DNA.
CTGCTGAGCCGCAGCCCGGACGGGCTGCTGTCGGCCTTCGCCAATGCCTGCCCGCACCGCGGAGTGGCCCTGCTGGCGGACGGGCCGGCCCGGGCCTGCAGGAAATGGGTCTGTCCGTATCACGGATGGACCTTCACCACCGACGGCCGGCTGCGGGCCGCCGCTCGGGAGGGGGAGTTCCATGAGCCCTTCGAGCGCAGCCGCTGGAACCTCATCCCTCTGCCCTTCCGGGAGCTGGCCGGGCTGATCTGGATCCGGCTTCGGCCTGCACCGGAGGGTGGCTCCTCCGTTGGAGAAGAACCGGATGGCCCGTCTGCCATCGATCTGGAGGCGCAGCTGGATCTGGTGCTGGAGGAGGCCGGCGGGCTGCTGGAGACTCCGCGGTCCGGCTTCCGCTGCCTGAACCGGCCGCTGCGCAGCGACTGGAAGCTGGCGCACGACAACACGCTCGATGATTACCACGTGGCCATTGCCCACCCCCGCACCCTGCATCCTCTGCAGGGACCGGTCAGCGGCTACCGGCACGGCTTCGGACGGCAATCGAACCTGCTGGCCACACCCTGGACGGGACCATCAGACCAGGCGACGCTCGCCGGTGAGTTTCTGACCTTCGGTGTGCCCCCCTGTCACCACCTGCTCTTCTGGCCGGACGGGCGCCTGGCGGCCATCAGCTTCGTGCCCGACGGGCCTGGCCAGTGCCGGATGGCGCTGCGGCTGCTTGGGCCGGAGGCACTGAGGGACACAGCCGACGCCTGGCTGGCGGAGATGGAGCGATTTCTCGACGAGGACACCGCCCTGGTGGAATCCGCCCAGCGGGGCTTTGAAGCCGGAGTGGAGCCGGGCCCGGCCCACAGACTGGAGGCTCGGATCCTGCACCACCACCGGCTCTACCGTCAGGCCGCGGCCGGGCGGCTGAGCTCCTCGGGCTGCACGCCGAGGTACACCGCCTCGCGGTAGATCTCCAGCTGCGCCTCACGGTCTCCGCGCTCGAGAGCCTGGCCGTAGCGCAGGCGGAGCGAACCGAGCAGAGCGTCACGCCGGGGGGCCGAATGAGCCGCACCATTACCGCGAAGGCCCACGGAGGAGGAGGCAGGCGCAGCGGAGCTGGAATCGTGGAAGGCCATGGCCGGGAACGCCTGAAACTGGCGAATTCTGTAGCGGTTCTAACACCTTTGCCCGGCTTGGGCCGTCGGCGGGTTCCCGACCTGCCCGCCGAATCGACTTAGACGGTCATGGCGCAGTCAACGACGCTGCCATGCAGCACATCCATCACCGAGCTGATCCGCTGGGCATCGCCCGGCTCCATCGAAAGGGTGGTGGCGAGCGTTCCGAGCATGCAGCGCTCCTCCTCCACCAGCGGACCGTCGGAGCGCATGATCTCGGCCGCCACGGCGTACGCGGTGCGCCGCTGCTCCGGGCTGAGCGCCTGGGCGGCCTCCACCATCAGCTCGTGGACGCCGAGCCGCCGCATCCGTTCGAGCAGCTCATCCATCAGAGCCACCATCTCACCGTCCTTCATCGAGGCGAAGGGTTCGCGGTAGTCGAGCTCATGGCGCAGCGCCCTGGAGCCCGCCTGGGAGAGCACACCATCCCAGGAGACGGCGGTAAGAGCGATGGCGGCGAAAGCGGTCAGGGAGTCCAAACCGACGGTGAACACCTCTGGAGCGGTCATGGCCGAAACAGCACCCTGGCCGGGGTAGCGGACGCTACCGATCAGCACTCTCGATGGACAGGAGACGGCCATGACGGGGAAGCGAGGAGACGCATCAGTGTTCTTGTAGCAACGGCGACCGGTTTTGCAGCAGGCTGCCGCAACTTTCGCTTGAATCCGAGAGAACTCTCTGCTTCTCACCATGAAGCTGGTCACGGCTTTCATCCGGCCCACCACGGTGGATCAACTCAAGGACAAACTTGTCGAGAAGGGCATCGTCGGCATGACCGTCTCCGACGTGAAGGGATTCGGCAAGCAGCTCGGTCAGACCGAGGTGTACCGGGGTGCCGAATACAAGGTGGACTTCGTCAAGAAGGCCAAGGTGGAGATGATCGTGGCCGACGAGCTGGTCGAGACCGCCATCGAGACCATCGTGGCCCTGGCCCAGACCGGCAACATCGGCGATGGCAAGATCCTGGTCACCCCGCTCGACACCGTCGTACGCATCCGCACCGGCGAGCGCGACGCAGCCGTCGTCTGAGCTCAGTTCCATCGGATTGCGGGGCTGAGCCCGGCGTCGCCATGGCGCCGGGGATGGCCCTCAGACCGTGGCCTCCTCAACCGCGCCAGGGGTCGCCTCAGGAGATGGCGTCTCGGAGCCGCTCTCGGGGGCAGCCGGTTCCGGGGCCGGGTTGGAGTCGGCCAGTGAGGGGAAGCTGCTGCGGATCTGCTGGTCGATCGCCGCCCCGATGCGGGCGCGGAACGCGGCTGCGCCATCCGTGTCGAGCACGGGGTAGCTCGTGTCCCCGGCCTGAGAGGGGTCGCGCAGCGGCTTCCAGCTGGTGGTCTGCTGCTCCTTCAGAGCGATCAGGGGTGCCGCGAAATCGAAGCTCAGGCTTCGGCCCAGCTCAGCCGCCTCGGCAGCCCAGGCCTCGCGCATCGGCGTGAGCTCGCGGGCCTTGATCGTGTCCGGCAGGCCCAGAACCGGCTGGCAGCTGTCCAGAACCTTCAGCTCCTCCTCCAGAACGATGGTCCAGGCTCCGCACTCGCCCTCAGCCAGGCCCATGGAGGCTTCGGCGGCCTGCATCGCCTCAAGGTTGAAGCGCAGCCAACGGTAATACGACTTCTCCCGGATGCTCTTGCGCGCCGCGGCCTTGCCGGTGGGCAGGGGCGGCAGGGCGGCTTCGGCCTTGCGCAGAAACAGACGGTCCTCCCGCTCCAGGTTCATCGACCCCCAGCGCCGGCGGTACTCCCACAGTTCGGCGTAGCGGGCCACCTCCTCAGACGGCCAGCCCAGCGCGGTCAGCTCGTCAGCGCGACTGATCGGATCCTTCGGCATCAGCGGCGGAAACGGGAAAAGCAGCGTAAAGCTCGGGCGGAGCCCCGGCGGGCTGGCGCTGCAGGAAGGCCTCCACCGTCACCGGGGCGCGGTGGACGGTGCCCACCGGCAGCCAGAGATCGCCCCGGGCGGAGGCGAAGTGCACCTCCCAGTGGTACAGGCCGGTGAAGGCCCGTTCGTCCTCCTCCATCAGCGCGGCGTAGTGCAGGACGGCGCGGCCGTAGCGGTCACTGTTGTTGTATCCCCAGAGCCCTCGGCGGATGTCCTCCAGACCGCCGCGACGCACGAGATAACGGGCCGCGGCCTGAATCGCATCGTGGGGGTCGCGGATGTCGCCGCGGCCGATGCCGGCTTCGGCCCAGGTGGTGGGCAGGAACTGCATCGGCCCCTGCGCGTTGGCCACCGAGACGCCATCGATCCGCCCCATGGCGGTCTCCACCAGATTCACCGCCGCCAGCACCTCCCAGGCGATGCCGGTGGCGGCCTCCGCCTTGCGGTAGTGCGCCAGGAGCTGCTCCGGCGGCTCGGGGGCGCGGATGCGCCAGGCCGGCAGCCGCTCCGGCGGGCGGCTGCGCCTGTGCATGGCCAGAAACTCCCGCCGGGCGGCCAGATGCCGTTCGGCGACCGGGCGCCAGCGATCGGGCAGCAGGGCCAGCACGCGGCGGCTGCGCGGCTCATCCCGCGAGAGCACCCGGTAGATCACCTGCTGCTGATGGCCGAGGCGCGGAAGCTGCTGATCCGGGGTGCCCGGGTCCCTCAGGGCCTCCTCCACCCAGGCCAGCAGGGCTGCGGTGGCAACGGGTTCCGCCGGCACCAGCGGATGGTGGCGGCCATCGGCTGTGCGGGGCAGGCCGGGGGCCGTGGGGAGGAGCAGCGGGTCCGCCTGGGGTGAGTTCTCACGCAGCGGGGGATCGTCTCCGGCCAGGGCCGGCGCGGACGAGGGCTCGCGGCCCGCGCGGGCTAGCACCAGGGCGGAGAGCGCCAGCGCCAGAACCAGCAGCAGGCGCACGGCATGACGGCGGCGGGAGACAGGCACGGAATCGAGGGCCGCGGCGGTTATCTTCGCCGGACTTCCATGCATCGGGCTGATGGCACTGCCTTTCCTCGGTCTGAGCGGTCGACGGGCAGCGCACAGGGCGGCTCCCGGCGGTTCCGCAGCGGGCCGCCTGCTGGAGAGCCGCCGGGATGAGGCGATGCGCGCCGTCAGCCTGACGACCCTGGCTCAGGCCTACCTGGCCAACGAAACCGTGTTCCTGGAGCGTGGCAGCTCCTGGTGCTGGGACCGCGACGGCATCCCCGACTGGCTGGTGCCCCGGTTCGAGGAGCTGGGACTGCTCCCCTGAGCTGGCCGAACGGGGATCACGGCATCACGCGCGCGCCACACCCAGCAGGTCGCCCCGCTTATGCGTGTAAGCTCATAGGCACTTCCTCCTGGGTCGTTGCACGCCTCTTCCCGGCACCCATCTCCACCGGCGGCGGCAGTGAACCTGCGGGACGCCGCCGGTGGTGCCGATCTGCTGTTCCGGCAATTGTTCGATGCCGCCAGTGGCACCTACACCCATCTGCTGGCCGATGTGGACACTGGCGAGGCGGTGCTGATCGATCCGGTGGACGAGCGGCACCAGCGTGATCTCGGCCTGATCGACGAGCTGGGGCTCAGGTTGCTGATCTGCCTCGACACCCACGCCCACGCCGATCACGTGACCGGCAGCTGGCTGATGCACCAGGCCACCGGCTGCGGCATCGGCCTGGCGGCGGCTGCGGGAGCCGCGAACGTGACCCGGAGCCTTCGGCACGGCGATCGTGTGGTCTTCGGTCCCCGCTGGCTGGAGGTGCGGGCCACCCCGGGCCACACGGACGGCTGCCTGACCTTCGTGCTGGACGACCGGAGCATGGCTTTCACCGGCGATGCCCTGCTGATCCGGGGCTGCGGCCGCTGCGACTTCCAGCAGGGAGACCCCCGCCGGCTGTTCGCCTCGATCCACGAGCAGATCTTCTCCCTGCCTCCTCACTGCCGGCTCTACCCCGCCCACGACTACCAGGGCCGAACGGTCACCAGCGTGGCCGAGGAGATCACCCTCAATGCCCGCCTGGGTCATCAGGCGAGTGAGGAGGCCTTCATCGAGGCCATGCAGCAGCTGCAGCTCCCCCCGCCCGGCCGCATCGCGGAAGCCCTGCCGGCCAACCTCCGTTCCGGCCGGCCCCGCCCGGAGCACGGCCCACCGGCCGTTCCGCTCCCCTAAGCCCCGGCCTCAGCCCCTGCCGATCACCGCCACGTCTTGCCGACCATGTCACTCTCCACCTCGAACGCGAACCCCGCCACCTCCTCTGCAGCAGCCGGGCCGGGCGAGCGGAGCATCAGCCCGGCTGAGCTGGCCGAGCGGCACGCCGCCGGCGAGGTGACGATCGTGGATGTGCGGGAACCGGTGGAGTTCATCGCCGGGCATATCGCCGGCAGCCACAACCGACCCCTGGGCCGCCTGACCGACGAGGCGCTGCCGGGCGGGCCGATCGTGCTGGTCTGCCAGAGCGGCCGCCGCAGCCATCAGGGTCTGATGGCCCTGCTCGGCAGGTCCGGGAACGAGCCCGCCACGTTGATGCAGCTGGAGGGGGGGCTGGAGGCCTGGATCCGGGCCGGGCAGCCCCTGCGCCGGCGGAAGGGAGCGCCCCTGCCCCTGATGCGGCAGGTGCAGATCGCGGCCGGGAGCCTGGTGCTGGCCGGTGTTCTGCTCAGTCAGCTGGTGGCACCCGGCTGGGTCTGGCTCTCGGGTTTCGTGGGCGCCGGGCTGATCGCCGCCGGCATCAGCGGGTTCTGCGGCATGGCCCGCCTGCTGGCCGCCATGCCCTGGAACCGGGTCGCCCAGACGCGGGGATGATGGACCGAGGTTCGCCGCTCCGATGGCCCCTCCCCTCCGCCTGCCAGCGCCCATCGGCCTGGCGCTTCTGCTGCTCCCCGCGATCACGGGCCCGGCCCGGGCCCAGTCTCAGGCTCTGGTGCTGCAGTGCCGCTTCCCCGACGCGGAGCCGCCCGAGGAGCTGATCCTGATCCAGGCCGACCCGGAGCGTTCGGTGGCCACGCTGCACCGCCTTCCCGATGGGGAGAGCCGGCCGGCACAGGCGGTCTTCACCGACAACCGCCTGAGCGTGTCGTACCTGGAGGGAGGATCCCTCTCGAAAGCCGCCTCGATCCGGATCGAGCGCCGCAGCGGAGTGGCGCATCGCTCAGGCGAAAGGAGCTCGGGGCGCTGCAGATCGCTCGAGAAACGGCAGTGATTCAGAAGGAGTGATGGCTCGCGACTGGCCCGGTTCGAACCAACTGGCACATCAGGAGCTGCGCTCGCAGGCCGGAGGCAGGAGCGCTCACCAGACATTTTCGATCACATTCATGGCCTGGATGTAGGCGGGGGGATCCGAAACCAGGTCGCTGTCTTCAAGGAAGCTCTCATTCTCAATCGCATTGCGGGCCACATCAGCAATCACCACGTTGGCCACAAGCTCCAGAGCTCCTGGAAGCTCGAGATTCTGGAGGGCTTCCGCATATTTCCTTCCGTGTGACGGGCGCACCGATTCCTGGCAGTAATTGCTGAGCTCGCGGCTTTCCGTCATCACCGAGAACGCCACGTCCTTGGTGGACGGCCTGCCGTAGAACGACATGTAGAGGAGATTGATCATCGAGGCGTCGTGAACCTGGATCTGGTACTTGCGCACGATCTGGGGCCAGTAGCGCAGAGCCTTGAGACCCTCCAGGCCTCCCTTGCTGAGTCCGGCGCTCTCGCACCAGTTCTCCAGCTCCTCGATCCCCTGGGGGCAGCGCTGCAGCTCCCGCATGCGTTCGGCCAGGATCTGACCGGCCTGGAAGTTGCGGGTCGGGCTTCCTGTGACGGGCATCATCATGCTGCCGCGCAGATCAGCCACCATGGCCGTGAGCTGGGCGAAGGTGTGGTCCCGGACCTTCTCCATGTCACCGCCCCGGCTGAGGGCCGCTTCAATGCGCTGGACGCCGTAGCCCAGTTCGGTGAGCGCAATCGGCTGGCGGTTGTAGAGACGCTGCCGGTCGCGGCGCATCATCGACACGCTGGCGGCCTGGTCCATGCACTGATCCAGCAGCAGGGTGAGCAGCGTCGGCAGCACCCCGGGGTTGTCGCGATGGAACGTGTAGCCGAAGCCGGCGAAGATCGACGACATGTTCTTCGCCGCCTTGATGTACTGAGCCTCGACGTTGTGAATTCCCGGTGAAACCTGGATGTTGGGCGAGAGCTTGTCCAGCATCCGGGCACCGAACAGAGCGGTCAGTGCATTGGGATGGCAGAAGTTCGCCGTGAAGCTGTCGACCGGGTTGCGCAGGGCACCGTGACGGTGAAAGCCGGAGAAGAAGCCCAGGTTGGGCTCCTTCTCGCACAGCACGTAGGACTCGTTGTTGATGAAATCGTGACTGAACGAGCCGGCGAGGCAGGCCAGCAGCACCTGCTCACGGTCCATGTCGCGGCGCAGCTCACAGGCGAGACGGAGATCCTCCTCGATGTGATTGCTGTTGGCGCTGAGGATCACCATCTCGCAGGTGGCGATCAGATGCTCCAGCGTGTTGAGCACGCGCACCCCGTCCTCGTCGTGGGTGGCCATCCGCTCCATCGTGGCCACGTGATCGGGGTCCATCCCCTCGATCGCCTGCCCGCCGAACGCCCCCAGCAGCGTGCGCCCGGGCCGGGGTGCCAGCACCAGGCGCGAGCCATCGGTCTGCATGGCGCAGTTGTAGGCCAGCGAGCCGGGGTAGAGGCCGACGCTGTAGAAGCCCACCCGTCCCTGTTCGAGCGCCCGGATGCGGCGTTTGACCGCACCTTGGTCCAGAGAGTGATCGAAGAAGCCGTTCTTCATACCCAACAGATTGAACAGCTGATGATGCGGAAGCTGGTCTCCCTGCCGCGGCAGCTCCCCTCATCGGAGCCCACACTAGACGCCCTGATCCGGCGCCCCATGGGAACCCTGCGCACGGTGCTGGTCCTGGTGGCCGGCCTGATCCTGGCCGGGGTTGCGCTGACCGGCGGAATCCTGCTGCTGGTGGTCCATTTGGTGCAGACCAGCGGACCGTCCAGACAGGCCCTGGAGGCCCTGCGCGAGAACCCTCAGGCCGTGCGGCAGCTGGGAGAGCCGGTCCGCAGGGGCTGGTGGTTCACCGGCCAGGTGCGCCGCAACGGCGACGCCGGCATGGCTCGTCTGACTCTGCCGGTGGAGGGAAGCCGGGCCTCCGGCAGGCTGCGGATCGACGCCCGGCGCGAGAAGGGGAGCTGGTGCTTCCTGCAGCTGGAGCTGCGGGCCGGCGCTGGAGCGGAGCTGGACCTGCTGCCGGCCGAAGCGGCTCCGGCCTGCCGGGAGGGGCTCCCCGGCTCGGGCGGACCGGTCATCTGAACGATCCACCCACGGCCCTTCAGCTCTGCCCGGTCCCCTTCAGCCAGGCCCGCAGCTGCTCGCCGGCCACCTCGCGGCCGCCGAGACCGAAGGCCACCGCCGCAGCCACGGCGATCGAACCCAGGGTGAGCCCGAAGGCGAGGGTGACGATGGTGGTAGCCACACCGATCTGCTGCAGCGCCATCGCGCCGCTGAAGGTCAGGATGGCCACGCGGGCGATCTGGGCCAGCAGCTGGGCCTGATGGGTGCCGGAGCTCCGGATCAGCTGGGCGGCGAGGTTGGCCAGATAGAGGCCCACCGCAAACACCAGCAGACCGGAGAGGATCTGGCCGAACAGCAGCAGAAGGCCGCTGATGATCTCCGTCAGCGCCGGCAGATCCAGCACGTTCGACGCGGCGACCGCGGCGAAGAGCACCACCGCACCGAGGGCCAGCACCCCGATGATCTCCGAGGGGGTCCGGCGGCTGGTGGCGGCAGAACCGTTCTCCGCTGCGGCTGGGGCCGCCGCCGCGGCATCGGCAGCCTCGACGACACCGAGCCACTGCACCACGCGATCGAAGCCGATGCCGCTGAGCAGACGCGTGACCAGCTGGCCGATGAAGCGGCCGATCACCACACCCGCTCCGAGGATCACAGCGGCGGTGAAGATCTGGGGCAGGGCATTGAGGGTGCGCTCCAGCATCGCCACGGCCGGGCCGGCGATGGCGGGCATCTCCAGGGCATCCAGAGCGGCGGTGGCGGCCGGGATCAGGATCAGAACGAACACCACGGTGCCGCTGAGCGCCGAGACCGACTGGCCGGGCTGGGCGGGATCGAGGCCGAACTCCTGGCCCACCTTGTCCACACCGGTGGCGCTGAGCAGGTTGCTCACCAGCAGCCGCACGGTGCGGGCGATGAACCAGCCCACCGCGCCGATCGCCACGGCCTTGGCGATGCGCGGCAGCGCGGCCATGAAGTCGTTGACGAGGTTGAGCAGGGGCTGCAGCTGGCTGCCGAGATTCAGGGCATTGAGCACCAGCGGCAGGAAGAAGAGCAGAACCAGCCAGTAGAGAACGTTGGCCAGGGTCTCGCTCACCACCAGCCCAGGGGTGGCGTCGGCCGCGTCGGACTCGAACAGCTTGTCGTCGAGCTGGAACTGGCGGGTCACCCGCAGCACGACCGTGCGCGCCAGGCTGGCCACGATCCAGCCGGCGGCCGCGAGCACCGCGGCGGCACCGAGCTGGGGCAGGAAGCCGAAGATCTGATTGAGGAACGCGTTGAGCGGTTCCGACGCCGCCGTGAGGTCCAGCCGGTTGAGGGCGGCGACCACGGCCAGGATCAGGATCACCCAGAAGGTGAGGGCCGCCAGGGTGCGGTCGAGCCGGAAGAGGGGTTCCCCCTTGCCGTCGGTCGGCACCACCGCGGAGGTGATCATCTCGTCGACGCGGGTGCGCCGCAGCAGGCTGCGCACCAGGCGCTGGGCCAGCCCGGCCACGATCCAGCCCACCAGCAGGATCAGCAGGGCGGAGATGAGATTGATCGTCTGGGGCAGAAGGGCGGGTTGCACCGGCAGTTCCACAGCGGCAAGCGGTGGAGACCAGGGCGGCAGGTAGGCCATGGCAGAGGTTGGATGCGATCTGGGAGGGTGCACCCCGCTCTGGCGGAGCCACCACTCGATTCACCCTGACCAGCCGCTGAGGGATGACCCGCAGCTGCAATCAAACCTCAAGAATTCCCGGGCTCCGAGAGGCTGTCGCGGAAGTCCTTCACCCGGACCGGCACGATGCGCAGGTGCAGATCCAGATCCCGGATCCCGAAGCGCAGCAGCGAGCGGAACAGCGCTTCATTGGTGCGGGCGAGCACGGCATCGCTGAGCAGTCCCTCGGGGGCATTGAGCACCAGATCGAGGCTGGCGGCGCGACCCGCCACATCGATGTTGATGTAGCGCACCTGCACCTGCCGCCAGGTGGCGGCGTCCTCAGCGGCGATGCGGGAGAGTTCGATGTCGATCCGCTTGGCCAGGATGAACTCCTGCAGGGCGAAGCTGAGCGGCCCGCTGATCACGGCCATCAGCGCCAGCCAGGCCATCAGCGGCTGCCAGGACCGGCGCCAGCTCCCGTAGGACTGGCTGAGGAAGGTGAGCGAACCGGCAACGGTGATGCCGATCAGGTTGGCCAGGAAGAGAAGAAAGGCCCCCTGGGAGACATCGAGATTGAGGCCGCTGACCACGTCCTGACCGAAGCTCGCCCCCACCTCGGGACCGAGCAGCAGGCCGATTCCGGTCACGCACAGGGGTGGCACCAGGGCCACGGCGATGGCCACACCGGCGATGGAATTGGCGATGCGGGCGCGCGTGAGGGAGAAGGCCCCGGCCACGCCGGCGGCAACGGCGATCCCCAGATCAATGAGGTTGGGTGTGGCGCGGGCCAGGATCTCCGAGCCCACGATGGACACCGGCAGCAGCAGGGCGATCAGCATCGCGGTGATCACCACCACCACCACCCCGAGCACCAGGGTCACCAGCGAGCGCTTCACCAGCCGTCCATCGCCGATGACGATGGCGAAGGCCATGCTGAGGATCGGATTCATCAGCGGGGCGACGATCATTGCCCCGATCACCACAGCCGCGCTGTCGGCCAGCAGCCCGAAGCTGGCGAGCATGGCCGAGGTCACCAGCAGCACGAAGAACCCGAAGGACGGCAGCGACGAGGCGATGCGGTCGCGATGCAGGTCCTTCCGATCGATCGGGCGCTCCAGATGCATGGCCCACTGACCGGTGAAGCGGTCGATCCATCGCTGCCAGACGGCCACAGCAGGCACACCATCCCCGCTCATCGTGCGCAGCCGGCGGAGCGGGCCCGACGCCTGCTTCATCATTTCGTATCGGATCGGCACTTTTCCTAACGGGTGTTCCGGCACCATCCGGACGCGGCTAAGCCGGGGCCAGCGAGACACAACCCCGTCCATGGCCCTCACTGCCATCGAATGTCCCAATGGGGTCTGTCACAGCCACCACGGCGGCCACGCCGTGCGCCGGGCCGTCATGCAGCGCAACCTCTCCAGCCATGGACGCCACTGGTGCGAGCGTCTGGCGGAGCGGATCTATGAAATCTCCGTGGAGACCTTCTCCGAGCAGGTCCTGCCGACCCTGAACGCCCCGGGCTGGCAGCGGCGCCACCTCGACTGGGAGTTCAAGCTCAGCCGCGACAGCGCACGGGTGGAGGGGGATGCCACGGCACCGGGAGAGCCGGATCAGACCCTGGTGGACGGCATGATCAATGCCA
It encodes the following:
- a CDS encoding aromatic ring-hydroxylating dioxygenase subunit alpha: MDASAEGFLPARLYRDPALLEWERAAYLPSFWHPVACAGDLPPGHSQALQWLDQPILLSRSPDGLLSAFANACPHRGVALLADGPARACRKWVCPYHGWTFTTDGRLRAAAREGEFHEPFERSRWNLIPLPFRELAGLIWIRLRPAPEGGSSVGEEPDGPSAIDLEAQLDLVLEEAGGLLETPRSGFRCLNRPLRSDWKLAHDNTLDDYHVAIAHPRTLHPLQGPVSGYRHGFGRQSNLLATPWTGPSDQATLAGEFLTFGVPPCHHLLFWPDGRLAAISFVPDGPGQCRMALRLLGPEALRDTADAWLAEMERFLDEDTALVESAQRGFEAGVEPGPAHRLEARILHHHRLYRQAAAGRLSSSGCTPRYTASR
- a CDS encoding tellurite resistance TerB family protein, encoding MAVSCPSRVLIGSVRYPGQGAVSAMTAPEVFTVGLDSLTAFAAIALTAVSWDGVLSQAGSRALRHELDYREPFASMKDGEMVALMDELLERMRRLGVHELMVEAAQALSPEQRRTAYAVAAEIMRSDGPLVEEERCMLGTLATTLSMEPGDAQRISSVMDVLHGSVVDCAMTV
- a CDS encoding P-II family nitrogen regulator; translation: MKLVTAFIRPTTVDQLKDKLVEKGIVGMTVSDVKGFGKQLGQTEVYRGAEYKVDFVKKAKVEMIVADELVETAIETIVALAQTGNIGDGKILVTPLDTVVRIRTGERDAAVV
- a CDS encoding transglycosylase SLT domain-containing protein — translated: MPVSRRRHAVRLLLVLALALSALVLARAGREPSSAPALAGDDPPLRENSPQADPLLLPTAPGLPRTADGRHHPLVPAEPVATAALLAWVEEALRDPGTPDQQLPRLGHQQQVIYRVLSRDEPRSRRVLALLPDRWRPVAERHLAARREFLAMHRRSRPPERLPAWRIRAPEPPEQLLAHYRKAEAATGIAWEVLAAVNLVETAMGRIDGVSVANAQGPMQFLPTTWAEAGIGRGDIRDPHDAIQAAARYLVRRGGLEDIRRGLWGYNNSDRYGRAVLHYAALMEEDERAFTGLYHWEVHFASARGDLWLPVGTVHRAPVTVEAFLQRQPAGAPPELYAAFPVSAADAEGSDQSR
- a CDS encoding MBL fold metallo-hydrolase, producing MNLRDAAGGADLLFRQLFDAASGTYTHLLADVDTGEAVLIDPVDERHQRDLGLIDELGLRLLICLDTHAHADHVTGSWLMHQATGCGIGLAAAAGAANVTRSLRHGDRVVFGPRWLEVRATPGHTDGCLTFVLDDRSMAFTGDALLIRGCGRCDFQQGDPRRLFASIHEQIFSLPPHCRLYPAHDYQGRTVTSVAEEITLNARLGHQASEEAFIEAMQQLQLPPPGRIAEALPANLRSGRPRPEHGPPAVPLP
- a CDS encoding rhodanese-like domain-containing protein, yielding MSLSTSNANPATSSAAAGPGERSISPAELAERHAAGEVTIVDVREPVEFIAGHIAGSHNRPLGRLTDEALPGGPIVLVCQSGRRSHQGLMALLGRSGNEPATLMQLEGGLEAWIRAGQPLRRRKGAPLPLMRQVQIAAGSLVLAGVLLSQLVAPGWVWLSGFVGAGLIAAGISGFCGMARLLAAMPWNRVAQTRG
- a CDS encoding cytochrome c oxidase assembly factor Coa1 family protein encodes the protein MGTLRTVLVLVAGLILAGVALTGGILLLVVHLVQTSGPSRQALEALRENPQAVRQLGEPVRRGWWFTGQVRRNGDAGMARLTLPVEGSRASGRLRIDARREKGSWCFLQLELRAGAGAELDLLPAEAAPACREGLPGSGGPVI
- a CDS encoding mechanosensitive ion channel — translated: MAYLPPWSPPLAAVELPVQPALLPQTINLISALLILLVGWIVAGLAQRLVRSLLRRTRVDEMITSAVVPTDGKGEPLFRLDRTLAALTFWVILILAVVAALNRLDLTAASEPLNAFLNQIFGFLPQLGAAAVLAAAGWIVASLARTVVLRVTRQFQLDDKLFESDAADATPGLVVSETLANVLYWLVLLFFLPLVLNALNLGSQLQPLLNLVNDFMAALPRIAKAVAIGAVGWFIARTVRLLVSNLLSATGVDKVGQEFGLDPAQPGQSVSALSGTVVFVLILIPAATAALDALEMPAIAGPAVAMLERTLNALPQIFTAAVILGAGVVIGRFIGQLVTRLLSGIGFDRVVQWLGVVEAADAAAAAPAAAENGSAATSRRTPSEIIGVLALGAVVLFAAVAASNVLDLPALTEIISGLLLLFGQILSGLLVFAVGLYLANLAAQLIRSSGTHQAQLLAQIARVAILTFSGAMALQQIGVATTIVTLAFGLTLGSIAVAAAVAFGLGGREVAGEQLRAWLKGTGQS
- a CDS encoding DUF389 domain-containing protein produces the protein MSGDGVPAVAVWQRWIDRFTGQWAMHLERPIDRKDLHRDRIASSLPSFGFFVLLVTSAMLASFGLLADSAAVVIGAMIVAPLMNPILSMAFAIVIGDGRLVKRSLVTLVLGVVVVVITAMLIALLLPVSIVGSEILARATPNLIDLGIAVAAGVAGAFSLTRARIANSIAGVAIAVALVPPLCVTGIGLLLGPEVGASFGQDVVSGLNLDVSQGAFLLFLANLIGITVAGSLTFLSQSYGSWRRSWQPLMAWLALMAVISGPLSFALQEFILAKRIDIELSRIAAEDAATWRQVQVRYINIDVAGRAASLDLVLNAPEGLLSDAVLARTNEALFRSLLRFGIRDLDLHLRIVPVRVKDFRDSLSEPGNS
- a CDS encoding EF-1 guanine nucleotide exchange domain-containing protein, giving the protein MALTAIECPNGVCHSHHGGHAVRRAVMQRNLSSHGRHWCERLAERIYEISVETFSEQVLPTLNAPGWQRRHLDWEFKLSRDSARVEGDATAPGEPDQTLVDGMINATESFLRSPEVHHLFVQELVEGTYATVNADPLRARALRELVDNELLAMVQEIREDLLDRVAGRLLERADGDFERARTAVSGSLNELEGLLRDHAEANGSGEGH